In Robbsia sp. KACC 23696, a single window of DNA contains:
- a CDS encoding FAD-binding oxidoreductase, which produces MPDTAPLAPHDTRASRHADVLIIGGGIHGASSAFHLARQGVRVTVLEADYVGRHSSGVNAGGVRSLGRLLPEIPLSLMSREIWHRLPELVDDDAGFVPSGQMKIAETEAELAECRERVRLLESHGFTHETIIDRDTVLRLEPHLAPHVTGGIWVADDGYALPFRATTAFRLAAQKRGAVFHEGTAVTRVTQQGAGWTVQTAQGAFAADHLVVTAGAWAGALAEQVGEPVPVHAEGLMLMVTHRVAPFCRATLGATGRPLSFKQYDNGTVVIGGKLIGIADLPGRHGEVDFARLVKSAQTVVDLFPHLRDLGINRAWAGVEAFTEDSLPVLSNSKQASNLTYSFGYCGSGFQMGPGCGKLVSELVLNGSASLNLDAFAIDRFT; this is translated from the coding sequence ATGCCCGATACCGCCCCGCTCGCGCCCCACGATACGCGCGCATCCCGGCATGCCGATGTGTTGATCATCGGCGGCGGCATCCATGGTGCCAGCAGCGCTTTTCATCTCGCGCGGCAAGGGGTGCGGGTGACGGTACTGGAGGCGGACTATGTCGGCCGGCATTCCTCCGGCGTCAATGCGGGCGGTGTGCGATCGCTGGGGCGCCTGCTTCCCGAGATACCGCTATCGCTGATGTCGCGCGAGATCTGGCATCGCTTGCCGGAGCTGGTCGACGACGATGCCGGTTTCGTGCCTTCGGGTCAGATGAAGATCGCGGAAACCGAAGCCGAACTGGCGGAATGCCGTGAACGGGTTCGCCTGTTGGAATCACACGGCTTCACGCACGAAACTATCATCGATCGCGACACCGTATTACGCCTCGAACCGCATCTTGCGCCGCACGTCACCGGCGGCATCTGGGTGGCCGACGATGGCTATGCGCTGCCCTTTCGCGCCACCACGGCGTTTCGACTCGCGGCGCAAAAACGGGGGGCCGTCTTTCACGAAGGGACTGCCGTCACGCGCGTTACGCAACAGGGCGCGGGGTGGACGGTGCAAACCGCCCAAGGGGCCTTCGCCGCCGACCATCTGGTCGTCACGGCCGGCGCCTGGGCAGGCGCGCTGGCCGAGCAAGTGGGTGAGCCGGTTCCGGTCCATGCGGAAGGGTTGATGCTGATGGTCACGCATCGCGTCGCCCCGTTTTGCCGCGCCACATTGGGCGCGACGGGTCGGCCGCTTTCATTCAAGCAATATGACAATGGCACCGTCGTCATCGGCGGCAAGTTGATCGGCATTGCCGACCTGCCCGGCCGGCATGGCGAGGTCGACTTCGCGCGGCTGGTGAAGAGCGCGCAAACCGTCGTCGATCTGTTTCCGCATCTCCGCGATCTCGGCATCAATCGGGCCTGGGCCGGCGTCGAAGCGTTCACGGAAGATTCGCTTCCGGTGCTGTCGAACAGCAAGCAAGCGTCGAATCTAACCTATTCCTTTGGTTATTGCGGGAGTGGCTTTCAAATGGGGCCCGGCTGCGGAAAGCTTGTCTCGGAGCTGGTGCTGAATGGCAGCGCCTCGCTGAATCTGGACGCCTTTGCAATCGACCGCTTTACCTGA
- a CDS encoding ABC transporter permease: MKRNGFLGLAFNALFLLFIAAPLLAVIAVSFTAKGYISMPFDGASLRWFRAIAQNQDIIDAFWLSIRLALGSATLGVILATPAALAIARYRFPGRGALTGFLLSPMMIPAVVLGIAFLRFLSLLGLNGSMWSLTAAHVIVVFPYALRLILSSAIGIDRDAQNAALSCGASRFTVFRRIVLPMIRTGIAGGWLLAFIQSFDELTMTIFVATPGTTTLPVAMYNQIAQTIDPLVASVSTVIIFGTLILMVAMDRLVGLDRILIGESR, translated from the coding sequence ATGAAACGCAACGGATTCCTCGGACTGGCCTTCAATGCGCTGTTTCTCCTGTTCATCGCCGCGCCCTTGCTCGCCGTCATCGCCGTCTCGTTCACTGCAAAGGGCTATATCTCGATGCCTTTCGACGGCGCATCGCTTCGATGGTTCAGGGCGATCGCGCAGAACCAGGACATCATCGATGCGTTCTGGCTGTCGATCCGACTCGCCCTGGGCTCGGCGACGCTGGGCGTGATTCTGGCGACGCCGGCCGCCTTGGCCATCGCGCGCTATCGCTTTCCCGGCCGCGGCGCGCTCACCGGTTTCCTGCTGTCGCCGATGATGATTCCGGCGGTCGTGCTGGGCATCGCCTTTCTGCGCTTTCTGTCATTGCTTGGACTAAACGGTTCGATGTGGTCGCTGACGGCAGCGCACGTGATCGTCGTGTTCCCGTATGCGCTGCGATTGATCTTGTCGTCGGCCATCGGCATCGACCGCGATGCGCAGAACGCCGCGTTGTCCTGCGGCGCCAGTCGCTTTACCGTCTTCCGCCGCATCGTATTGCCGATGATCCGGACCGGTATCGCCGGGGGCTGGCTGCTGGCCTTCATCCAAAGCTTCGATGAATTGACGATGACGATCTTCGTCGCGACGCCGGGGACCACGACACTGCCGGTGGCGATGTACAACCAAATCGCCCAGACAATCGATCCGCTCGTCGCATCGGTGTCCACCGTCATCATTTTCGGCACGCTGATCCTGATGGTGGCGATGGACCGCCTGGTCGGCCTCGATCGGATCCTGATCGGAGAATCGCGATAA
- a CDS encoding NAD-dependent epimerase/dehydratase family protein yields MQIFVTGAGGFIGGSIAAHLVKRGHQVTGLIRRAEQAKDLQALGITPVIGSLDDTAVLAAEARAADAVVNAADSDHQGAIDALLHALSGSGKAFLHTSGSSIVGDASGGLASDIVYDETSMPAPTPDKAARVAIDTKVQDAARQGVRAVVLCNTLIYGHGAVPGAKSVQLPRLIAQAEKSGIVRHVGPGLNRWSNVHIDDVAALYALVLENADLAPGGSFFFVESGEAAFRDMTAAIAQALHLGPAQDWPLDEAKAEWGYEMASYALGSNSRVRSRFTHRRLGWQPQRTSVVDWIRDEMRTQ; encoded by the coding sequence ATGCAGATTTTTGTGACGGGAGCCGGTGGCTTCATCGGCGGCAGCATCGCGGCGCATCTCGTTAAACGCGGGCATCAGGTCACGGGCCTGATCCGCCGGGCAGAACAGGCCAAAGACCTTCAGGCGCTCGGCATCACGCCGGTGATCGGCAGCCTCGACGATACGGCGGTGTTGGCTGCCGAGGCGCGGGCAGCGGATGCCGTCGTCAACGCCGCCGACAGCGACCATCAGGGCGCGATCGATGCCTTGTTGCATGCACTGTCGGGAAGCGGCAAGGCGTTTTTGCATACCAGCGGGTCGAGCATCGTCGGCGATGCATCGGGCGGTTTGGCGTCCGATATCGTCTATGACGAAACATCGATGCCCGCGCCCACGCCCGACAAGGCGGCCCGTGTCGCCATCGACACGAAGGTACAAGATGCCGCGAGACAAGGCGTGCGCGCCGTCGTGCTATGCAACACGCTGATCTATGGCCATGGCGCCGTGCCGGGCGCGAAAAGCGTTCAACTGCCGAGGCTGATCGCACAAGCGGAGAAGAGCGGCATCGTGCGCCACGTGGGCCCGGGATTGAATCGCTGGTCGAACGTGCATATCGACGACGTCGCCGCGCTCTATGCATTGGTGTTGGAAAACGCCGACCTGGCACCGGGCGGCAGTTTCTTTTTTGTCGAGAGCGGCGAGGCCGCTTTCCGCGACATGACCGCCGCGATCGCACAGGCCCTGCATCTGGGACCGGCCCAGGACTGGCCGCTCGACGAGGCGAAGGCGGAGTGGGGTTATGAGATGGCCTCCTATGCGCTTGGCTCGAACAGCCGCGTTCGCAGCCGATTCACGCATAGGCGACTGGGCTGGCAGCCGCAAAGAACATCGGTCGTCGATTGGATTCGCGACGAGATGCGGACGCAATAA
- a CDS encoding LLM class flavin-dependent oxidoreductase, whose protein sequence is MRLGLSMRYLGYHIAAWRHPDVPSGGAIDFNYFLSSAKKAEAAKLDMIFFADGIGIRADDNPKGSLARDMKNAELEPLTLLAALGACTSHIGLVATASTTYNEPFHIARKFSSIDHISGGRAGWNVVTSWSQQEAWNFSRDEHLGYDERYERADEFVDVVKALWSSWEEDAFVRDKESGIFYDEAKLHTPHHKGKHFRVRGPLNSARTPQGRPLIVQAGASEPGREIAAKSADVVYSSTLDLQSAQKYYADVKSRLAKYGRAPHELLIMPGLTPYIGKSRQEAQEKFEQLQELIHPLTGLAILYNVLGDLSSYDLDAPVPDVAGSEVHSIARNLMDVAKRDNLTLRQLYQHVAAANAGRALVGTAEDVADDMESWFRNGAADGFNICPATLPQGIDDMTDLLLPELRRRGLFRTEYEGTTLRANLGLAPAAFGK, encoded by the coding sequence ATGAGGCTCGGCCTCTCGATGCGCTATTTGGGATATCACATTGCCGCGTGGCGGCACCCCGACGTGCCGTCGGGTGGCGCGATCGATTTTAACTATTTTCTAAGTAGTGCGAAAAAAGCGGAAGCGGCTAAACTGGATATGATCTTCTTTGCCGATGGCATCGGCATTCGCGCCGATGACAATCCAAAGGGGTCGTTGGCGCGCGATATGAAGAATGCGGAATTGGAACCGCTGACGCTGCTGGCCGCGCTCGGCGCCTGCACCTCGCACATCGGCCTGGTCGCCACGGCATCGACGACGTATAACGAGCCCTTTCACATCGCCCGGAAGTTTTCGTCGATCGACCATATCAGCGGCGGTCGCGCGGGCTGGAATGTCGTCACGTCCTGGTCGCAGCAGGAGGCGTGGAATTTCTCGCGCGACGAACACCTCGGCTATGACGAACGTTACGAGCGCGCCGACGAGTTCGTCGATGTCGTGAAGGCCTTATGGAGCAGTTGGGAGGAAGACGCTTTCGTCCGCGACAAGGAGAGCGGGATTTTCTACGACGAAGCAAAGCTCCATACCCCGCATCACAAGGGCAAGCACTTCCGCGTGCGCGGTCCGCTGAATTCGGCGCGGACGCCGCAGGGACGACCGTTGATCGTGCAGGCCGGCGCATCGGAGCCCGGACGGGAAATCGCCGCCAAGAGCGCGGACGTGGTCTATAGCAGCACGCTGGATCTCCAATCGGCGCAGAAATATTATGCCGACGTTAAAAGTCGTCTGGCGAAATACGGTCGCGCGCCGCACGAACTGTTGATCATGCCGGGCCTGACGCCATATATCGGCAAGTCGCGGCAGGAAGCGCAGGAAAAATTCGAGCAATTGCAGGAGCTGATCCATCCGTTGACGGGCCTGGCCATTCTGTATAACGTGCTCGGCGACTTGTCGTCTTATGATCTGGATGCGCCGGTACCCGATGTCGCGGGCAGCGAAGTACACAGCATCGCGCGCAATCTGATGGACGTCGCCAAGCGCGATAATCTGACACTGCGCCAGTTGTACCAGCACGTTGCGGCGGCGAACGCGGGTCGTGCGCTGGTCGGCACGGCCGAGGACGTTGCCGACGACATGGAGTCCTGGTTCCGCAACGGCGCCGCCGATGGCTTCAATATCTGTCCCGCCACCTTGCCGCAAGGCATCGACGACATGACCGATCTGCTGTTGCCGGAGTTGCGGCGCCGCGGGCTGTTCCGTACCGAGTACGAAGGCACGACGCTGCGCGCCAATTTGGGATTGGCACCGGCGGCATTCGGCAAATAA
- a CDS encoding (2Fe-2S)-binding protein — translation MNASPLFKILPSATPSAAAEPITIWFNDAPLSVAPGRSIAAALLAAGIRRFRATPVSGAARAPFCMMGTCFECLVEVNGVPSRQSCLIDVEDGMRIRSQEGARDLSPDAFHQEAQS, via the coding sequence ATGAATGCATCGCCGCTTTTCAAGATACTTCCGTCGGCGACGCCATCGGCGGCAGCGGAACCGATCACGATCTGGTTCAACGACGCGCCGCTATCGGTCGCGCCCGGAAGGTCGATCGCCGCGGCGCTCCTCGCGGCCGGGATCCGACGCTTTCGCGCGACGCCTGTGTCGGGGGCCGCGCGCGCACCGTTTTGCATGATGGGCACGTGCTTCGAATGCCTCGTCGAAGTGAATGGCGTGCCGAGCCGGCAAAGTTGTCTCATCGATGTAGAGGACGGCATGCGTATCCGATCGCAGGAAGGCGCGCGTGACCTGTCGCCCGATGCGTTCCACCAGGAAGCTCAGTCATGA
- a CDS encoding FAD-dependent oxidoreductase → MKHEDVDVAVIGAGPAGLACATRAAIAGLRVVVLDEQNAVGGQIYRAIEQNDAEHREILGPDYAVGALLADAFVKSGARHEPYASVWQVTRERTVHYLKAGKVASFSAKRVVLATGAMERPFPIPGWTLPGVMTAGAAQILLKGAASVPTEPPVLIGCGPLLYLLGWQYVRAGVPIRALVDTTRHEDRWRAKRHMLAALRSWPALSKGLQMMRSLRQAGVPIYEAADDLRIEGRRDAAGDQQAAAVHFTVDGASQRIEADLFLLHQGVVPNTQFTQALRVKHRWDDAQLCFTPDSNEWGETDVAGIFVAGDGAGIGGAQAAMLRGELAAWEIASQLGVAPSSARDARIAEIRRLLADAMRIRPFLDSLYRPRKANRIPADDVIVCRCEEVSAGQLRAFVALGCLGPNQAKSYGRCGMGPCQGRQCGLTVTELIADARQVSPESVGYYRLRPPIKPLTLGELASE, encoded by the coding sequence ATGAAGCATGAGGATGTCGATGTCGCGGTGATCGGCGCAGGCCCGGCAGGCTTGGCCTGCGCGACGCGCGCGGCGATTGCCGGCTTGCGGGTGGTCGTGCTGGACGAGCAGAACGCGGTGGGCGGCCAGATCTATCGCGCGATCGAACAAAACGACGCGGAACACCGGGAGATACTCGGTCCCGATTATGCGGTGGGTGCGCTGCTGGCAGACGCGTTCGTCAAATCCGGCGCGCGGCACGAGCCTTATGCATCGGTGTGGCAGGTGACGCGCGAAAGGACGGTCCATTACCTCAAAGCCGGGAAAGTGGCGAGTTTTTCGGCCAAACGCGTGGTCTTGGCGACAGGCGCGATGGAGCGACCCTTTCCTATTCCAGGATGGACGCTGCCCGGCGTCATGACCGCCGGTGCCGCGCAAATCCTGCTTAAAGGTGCTGCCAGCGTGCCAACCGAGCCTCCCGTATTGATCGGCTGTGGGCCGCTGCTCTATCTTTTGGGATGGCAATACGTCCGCGCCGGTGTGCCGATCCGCGCCCTGGTCGATACGACCCGGCATGAAGACCGATGGCGCGCGAAGCGGCATATGCTTGCGGCATTACGCTCCTGGCCGGCACTGAGCAAGGGCTTGCAGATGATGCGGTCGCTGCGTCAAGCAGGCGTCCCGATATACGAAGCAGCCGACGATCTCCGCATCGAAGGGCGTCGTGACGCGGCGGGGGACCAACAGGCCGCGGCGGTACATTTCACCGTCGACGGCGCATCCCAGCGGATCGAAGCCGATCTCTTCCTGCTGCATCAAGGCGTCGTGCCGAATACGCAATTCACCCAGGCATTGCGGGTCAAACATCGGTGGGACGATGCGCAACTCTGCTTCACGCCGGACAGCAACGAATGGGGTGAAACCGACGTCGCCGGAATATTCGTCGCAGGGGATGGCGCCGGCATCGGCGGCGCGCAGGCAGCCATGCTGCGCGGCGAATTGGCGGCGTGGGAGATCGCGTCGCAATTGGGCGTCGCGCCCTCGTCCGCGCGTGATGCGCGCATCGCGGAAATCCGTCGCTTGTTGGCAGACGCAATGCGTATTCGCCCTTTCCTGGACAGCTTGTATCGGCCGCGCAAGGCGAACCGCATCCCGGCCGACGATGTCATCGTGTGCCGCTGCGAAGAAGTCAGCGCGGGTCAATTGCGCGCCTTCGTCGCCCTCGGCTGCCTCGGACCGAATCAGGCAAAGTCCTACGGACGGTGCGGAATGGGGCCGTGCCAGGGACGTCAATGCGGCCTCACCGTCACGGAACTCATCGCCGATGCGCGCCAAGTGTCGCCGGAATCGGTTGGCTATTATCGCCTTCGTCCGCCTATCAAGCCCCTGACCTTAGGGGAATTGGCAAGTGAATAA